Part of the Candidatus Hydrogenedentota bacterium genome, GCTGGCGCGCGTACGACGAGATCGCTCCGGAGTTCTTGCTGGCGGTGATTGCGGCGGAGGATCAGTTGTTTTTCAAACACGACGGCTTTGACTTCAAGCAGATCCGGGCGGCGATTCAAACGCGGCTGGATGGGGGCCGACTGCGCGGGGGCAGCACGATCAGCCAGCAGGTCGCGAAGAATGTGTTCCTGTGGCCGGGCCGTTCATGGTTACGTAAGGGGCTGGAGGTCTGGTTTACGTTCGGCATAGAGTTTTGCTGGGGAAAGCGGCGGATATTAGAGGTTTATGTCAATATTGCGGAGATGGGGCAGGGCATCTACGGCGTGGAAGCCGCCGCCCAGCACTACTACGGCAAGCCCGCGAGCGACCTGACCCGCGCCGAGAGCGCCCTGCTTGCGGCGGTGTTGCCGGCGCCCCGCGATCGATCGCCGCTCCAGCCGACGGCCTACCTCCAGGAACGCCAGGCGTGGATCATGGGGCAGATGCACAACCTGGGCGGACCGGCCTACCTCGAAGCGCGCTGATCCGGCGCGAAACCCGCCTGTTTCTCGCACAAATCGTCGAAAATGTGTTATTCTGCCGCTCCTGTTTGGCCATTCCGGACAGACCGCGACCGATTCAGGCGGCCCGCTCCCCAACGCAGTGCGCCCGAGAATCCCGGCATGCGCCTTCGCGCCCGCCGGGGCAAGGACGATGCCCCATGAAGCATTCCATAGACGAGACCCTGTCCGCCGCGCTGGCTGAAGACATCGGCCACGGCGATATCACTTCGCGCGCACTCGTGGACGCCGGGGATCGTTGCGCCGTGACGTTGCGCGCCAAGGAGGCGGGGGTGCTCAGCGGCATCGCGGTGTTTCGCCGCGCCTTCGAGCTGGCGGGCGCCGCGCCCGAGGGCTGGTCGGGGCTGGAGGACGGGGCGGCCTTCGCGCCGGGCGACACGGTCGCCGCATTCATGGGCCATACACGGGAGGTGCTTTCCGCCGAGCGCACCGCGCTGAACTTCGTGCAGCGCCTTTCCGGCGTCGCGACGCTCACCCGGCGCTTCGCCGACGCGCTGGCGGGCCTGGATTGCCAGGTGTGCGACACGCGCAAGACCACGCCGCTGCTGCGCTTTCTCGAAAAGGACGCGGTCCGGCATGGCGGCGGCGCGAACCACCGCTTCAACCTCACCGACGGCATCTTGATCAAGGAAAACCACATCGCGGCGGCGGGCGGCATCGCCGAGGCCATCGGCCGCGCCCGCGCGAACGTGCATCACCTCGTGCGCATTGAAGTGGAGGTGACCAACCTCGAAGAACTAAAAGAGGCCCTGCACGCGCGGGCGGACGTCATCATGCTCGACAACATGGACCTCGAAACCATGGCGCAGGCGGTCCGCACGGCGAACAACTGGGACGGCGGTCGCGCCGTGCTGGAGGCGAGCGGCAACGTCACGCTGGACCGGGTGCGCGCGATCGCGGAAACCGGGGTGGATTTCATTTCCACCGGCGCAATAACGCATTCCGCGCCCGCGATAGACCTTTCATTGCTGATCCGGCCCGCGGGTTCGTGAATGCGCCCCCCTGAAACGTCGTCTAACGGAATCAACGAAACATGCTCCTCGTAATTGACGTGGGAAACACGAACACCGTGCTCGGGCTCTACCAGGGCGATACGCTCCAGGGCCAGTGGCGCGTGGGCACGAACAACTACCGCACCGGCGACGAGCTGCGCATCCTCTTTACGATGCTGCTGCGCGGCGAAGGCGTGGCCCCGTCCTCAATTGACGGGTGCTGCGTGTCCAGTGTCGTGCCGCAATTGAATATGGCGCTCCAGGAAGTGAGCCGGGCCGCGTTTGGCGTGGCGCCGCTCATGGTCGGCCCCGGCGTGAAGACCGGGCTCCAGTTGCAGTGCGACAACCCCAAGGAAGTGGGCGCCGACCGCATCGTGAACGCGGTGGGCGCGCTGGAGGAGCACGAGGGCGACTTGATTGTTATCGATTTCGGCACCGCGCTCACCTTCGACGCCGTGACCGCGCGCGCGGAGTGGTGCGGCGGCGCGATCGTGCCCGGCGTGCAGCTTTCGGCGGAGGCGCTCTTCGAGCACTGCGCGAAACTGCCGCGCGTCGAGATCAGCCGGCCCGCCTGCGCCATCGGGCGCGACACCGTAACGAATATACGATCCGGCCTGACCTACGGCTACGCCGGGCTGGTGGACGGGCTCGTGCAAAGGTTTAAGGAAGAGATGGGCGGATCCCCGACCGTCATCGCCACGGGCGGCATATCGGGGCTGATGGCGGAATACTGCGCGGGCATCGATATCGTGGATCCGCTGCTTACGCTGAAGGGACTGAAGGCCGTGTACCACAAGAACCCGAGACCCGGCGCATGAAGCGCGCGCTGCTCCTGATGCTGGCCGTGCTCGCGGCGGGGTGCGGAGAGTCCGCGCCCGACGCCCCGGCGACGCCGGACGCCGCGGAACAGGCCGCTCCCGGGGATGCCGCGCCGCCCGAGGACGTGATGGAAAATGTCTCCATGGACCTCTGGCCGTCGACCGACACCCCCGGCGAGGACGTGAAGCCGCTGCTGTCCATCCGCGCGGAGCGGGTCACGGGGATGCGCGGCGACATGAACACCCTGTCCTTCGAGGGCGCGGAGGCCGTGGCGCCCGCAAGCGCGCCGGGCGCGGCGCCGTATAAGTTCAAGGCGGCGAGCGGCGCCTTTGTGGAGGGGGAGCGGGCCGTGCTCAGCGGCGGGGTGACCGCCGAAGTCGACGATATGATCATCGAGCTGGAAGAGATCACCTGGGCCATACTCCCCGGGGCGGAAGGCGGCGGCGGCCACGCCTGGAGCGATCGCCCGCTGCGCATCACCAGCCCGACCCAGAAACTGGAAGCCGCCAGCCTGCGGCTGAACGTGCTCGCGCAGACCATCGAGCTGCGTGAGGTCACCGGCGAAATTACGTTTGAAGGAACGACACCATGAACCGATTGATCGCGCTGCTGCTGGCGGCGTGCATGCTGGCCGGGCCCGCGCGGGCCCAGGGCGGCACGGAAGGCTACTCCCGGATGTCCGTGAAGGCGGGCGTGATGACGGGTAACATCAACTCGCGCCGCCTCGACAAGCTCTCGGGCGGCGTGGAGATCGAACTCATCTCCGAGGACAGCACGCAACCCAACCTGCCCATCAAGGCGGACCTGATCACCTTCGTGTGGGTGGACGGGCGCAACACCCCGGCGAAGATCAGTATGCGCGGCAACGTGGACATCACGCACCCCGACGCGCACATCACCGCGCAGCGCGCCGACTGGAACCTGGAAACGGGCGACCTGACCTTCACCGGAAATCCCGTGCTCGACTCCGCCGATTTCAAGGGGCTCACGGCCGACGAGATCATGATCAACATGGAAACCGGCGCCTATGAACTCCGCCAGGGCAACGTCAAGGAAATGGCCATTCAGGGCGGCGATGGCAGTGGCGGCGGCAATGGCGGCGGCGGCGCGGACATCCCTGGGCTGCTCGCCGAAAGCGACATCACCGACTGGGCGCGCTTCCTCGACACCATCAAGGCGCAGGCCGCGGCGGAGGGCGACAACCCGGGCAAGCAGATCCTCTCGCGCCTGGGCGAGGAGCCCCGCCGCATGCTCACCACCATGGACACCGCCGCGCTCGTCGGCGCGAAGGGCCAGGTGCTCGGCCAGATCAACGGCGTGCTCAAGCGGCCCGGCATGTTCAAGCGCAGCGCGTGGGCCGGCGCAACGCTGACCCAGGAGATCGAGGATCTGCTCAAGATATCGGATCAGACGCCCGGGCAGCAGGTCCGCCAGAACCGCCTCCTCCTGCACGCGGCCTACCCCGACCTCGTGAAAGGGCTCTGACGCCGTGGCACGGAAAAGCAAGCCCGCGACCCGACCGCCCGAACCCGCGCCCACCGCGCCCGCCGCAATCCGCCGCGCGCCCGCCGGCGATCCCATGCTCCACGCCGAAGGCCTCGAAAAAGCCTTCAAGAAGCGCAAGGTCGTGCGCGGCGTGTCCGTCGCCGTCAGCCCCGGCGAAGTCGTCGGCCTGCTCGGCCCCAACGGCGCCGGCAAAACCACCACCTTCGGCATGATCGTCGGCCTGCTCCGGCCCGACGCCGGCCGCGTCGTCTACAACGGCCAGGACGTCACCCGCCAGCCCATGTACCTGCGCGCGCGCGCCGGCATCGCCTACCTGCCCCAGGAGCCCTCCGTCTTCCGGCAGCTCACCGTGCGCCAGAACGTCCTCGCCATCCTCGAATACCAGCCCCTCACGCGCCAGGAAATGAACCGCCGCGCCGACGAGCTCCTCGACGAGCTCAACATCGCCCACCTCGCCCAGAGCCCCGCCTACACCCTCTCCGGCGGCGAGCGCCGCCGCACCGAAATCGCCCGCGCCCTCGTCACCGACCCCCGGGTCTTCCTACTCGACGAGCCCTTCGCCGGGATCGATCCCATCGCCGTCGCCGACCTGCAGGACATGATGGCCCAGCTCAAGCAGAAGGGCATCGGCGTCCTCATCACCGACCACAACGTCCGCGAAACCCTCGGCATCTCGGATCGCGCCTACATCATCATCGAAGGCGAGGTGAAAGTCGACGGAACCCCCGAAGAAATCACCGCCGACCCGACCGCCCGCAAATACTACCTCGGCGACCGCTTCCAGATGGCCTGAAGGGGCCGGGGGGGCATGGCAAACGGTCGTAAACGTGTGTCGATCCGGATCCTTGGTAAGACTTCAGCGGAATGAAGTTGGCTTGATTCCTCTACGACACAAACCCGCCACACACCGATAGTGCAGACCAATGGGAGCCCGGGCGGCCCGCCCGCAACGCGCCGAAGGCGCGAATTTGATCAATGCCGGGAATCCGGGTCCAATCGTCTTCCCGATCAAGTGTGCCGATATTGCAAGCGCGCTATGCACCTCCGGTGCGTTGCAGGCGGGGACGCCTGCGCTCCCAGCCTTGCGCGCTCTCTTCGCAGTATCGCGGCATGACGATAGTGAACGGGCGCTGCTTTGTACGGCTAAAGTGTTACGAAAATACAAAGTCTGCCTTGAATTAAGTACACCAACCAACCGAACTGCAGTGAGGCGGTATTCTCGCGATGCGCAGTTCGGCGCTGGCGCCATCAGCCGATTTCATCGTTCATAGGTGAGGCGAAGCCCCATGATGGACTGTTCCTTGGTATTCCGTCCCTTGGTTTTCCGGGCTGGATATTTCACGATTCCGCATGCGATGATGTAATCCGTTTCACAGTCGGAGGATGCGCAGTTCGAATCCAGTCCTCTGTAACCATTCGATCCGCAATTCGCTTGCGATGAAGTTGGCCCCGAATATACTACGGTGAAGGTCGTTGGTGAGTAAGTAGTAATGCCGAACAAGGCGTTGCAGCAGTGCCCCGCCGCTCAGGCTGGTTCGGGTTTGCAGTCCCCTGTGCGAGTGGCCACTAAACGTTGGCGGGATGCGGCGGTCGCCGGGAGTGGTGCAGGATGAAGCGAAAAGTCCATCCGCCGAAGTTGCTCAACCCCGATGAGCGGCTGGCACACGTTCCATTCGCGTTCCGGCACACGAGCGCCGCGCTCGGCTGGCATGGGCTTCGGGTCGAACACGACCCGCGGCAGCCCCCAAGCGACTTGGTTCACCCGCCCCTCGAATGTTTGCTGCTCATCTTCAATGGTGAAACCGTTCCCGAGCGTGCCGATCACCGTTGCGACGATTGCCGCTACCAAGGGGACGGCTTGCCGCATGCGGTGACGCTCGTGCCGCCCCGCGCCGAGAGCCGATGGCGGTGGGGCAATACGTGCGACTCGACCCAATACCAGCTTTCTCCGGCCCTGGTCGCCAAGGTGGCTGAAGAAGCATTCGATCTCGACCCGGCCCGCGTTCATTTTCCAGTTCGCTACTACGACCAATCCAGCCCCGAGGTGATCGGTGCCCTCACGGCCCTTCGCCGCGAGCTGCTCACCGGCGGTCCGGGGGGGCGGCTGTGTGCCGAGTCGCTGGCGAACGTGCTGGCTGTCCAGTTGATCCGACAGTTCTCCAACAGGCAGGGTTCAAACGGCGCCATCCGCGGGTCGGGCGGCCGGCTCGCGCAACATGCGTTCCGGGCGGTCGAAGAGTACATCCACGCCCACCTCGACCAAAACATCGCCCTTGCCGACCTTGCCGGTGTTGCCCACCTGAGCGAATTCCACTTCGCCCGGCTGTTCAAGCAGACGACCGGCATGCCGCCGCATCAGTTCGTCATCCACCAGCGGGTCGAGCGCGCCAAGCGACTCATCGCTGCGGAACAGCTCTCGCTTGCCCAGATCGCCATAGAGGTCGGCTTCAGCGATCAAAGCCAACTCACCCGGCACTTCAAACGGCTCGTCGGCGTCACCCCCAAGCGATTCACCTGAAGACAGCAAGAATCGCCAAAAATCCCGCAAGAACCGCCGATACCCTCCCGATCCGGTCCGCTATTCTGCTATCCAGACATCGCGGTGTCGCGGTACAGAACCGAGTACTCTTCTCTTAAGGAGAATATCATGGCCAACGTCAGCGAGTGGATCATCGACCCGAACGACGCGGCAATGCTGCTCACCGATCACCGGAGCGGGCTGTTTCAACGGGCTATGAGCATCGAAGTCCCCGTCCTGCGGCCCGAGGTCACCGCCTTGGCAAAGGCGCCCCGCGGAGCTTGTTCTTCGTTTTTTGAGCTTTACAGTTCGGCTTGGTAAGCTGCGGTGGTACGACGGCGAGCACGGTGCTATTACTTGCTGAAACGTCCGCATCCCCTCGGGGGCGGACCCCATCAAGATAACGTAGTTGACCGGCTACGCCCGCGATCGAGAATTGACTCGCCGGTTAGTAGTCCGCTATTCGCGGGCGGCCGGCGGCGGAGGCTTCAACGTGCGGCAGATAAACATCATGAAACCCAAAGTCGCTGACAATAAACCGATCCCCGTCGATCTCACGGCGGGAATGGAATACTACTTCTGTAGGTGTGGAAGGTCCGCGAGGCAACCTTTCTGCGATGGATCGCACAAGGGAACTTCCTTCACGCCAATGCCGTTCACCGCGGAGGGGGATGGCGAGGCCTACCTCTGCCAGTGCAAACAGACCGGCAACGCCCCCTTTTGCGATGGCAAGCATGCGAAGGTTCCGGCGGATCAGGTCGGCAATGAGTTTGCACTTGAAACCGGCGGCGACGCCGGCGAAATGCCTGAACCCGAGCCGACGCCGGAAGAGCCAACGGTTGCTTTCATTCATCAACTGGCCCGCGAAGGTCTCAGCAAACTCGGTCACCATGGGGAAATGGGAGCCATGGGAGTTCCCCGTTCCGAGCTGCCCGACTGGGACGGCATTCAATTCATGGTGGCACAACTTTCCGCCAAACCGCTTCTCGAAGACGTCGCCGTCGGCACTGAGCTCGTGATCGGGCCGGAAGCAAAAAGGCCGCTTCACCTCAACATCCCGCTGTTTGTCAGCGATATGAGCTTTGGCGCATTGTCAGAAGAGGCCAAGGTTTCGCTGGCCAAAGGGGCAGAGCTCGCGGGCACGGGCATCTGCTCGGGAGAAGGCGGCATGCTGCCCGAAGAACAGCAGGCAAACAGCCGCTATTTTTACGAGTTGGCCTCCGCCAAGTTCGGCTATGTTGAATCCCTGCTCACGCGTGTCCAGGCCTTCCACTTCAAGTGCGGGCAGGGAGCGAAGACGGGAACGGGCGGCCACTTGCCCGGCAACAAGAACATCGGGCGCATCTCGGAAGTCCGAGGTATTCCCGCAGGTCAGCCAGCCGTATCGCCTCCGACCTTTTCCGATTTGAATACTGTCGAAGATTTCTCCAACTTCGCCGACCGGGTTCGGGAAGTGAGCGGCGGCATCCCCATCGGATTTAAGCTGAGCGCACAGCACATAGAGCAAGACATCGACTTCGCAGTCTCCGCAGGGGCCGACTACATCATTTTGGACGGGCGGGGAGGCGGCACCGGTGCGGCTCCCTTACTCTTTCGCAACCATATCTCCGTCCCTACGATTCCCGCGCTCGCCCGTGCGAGGCACCGCCTGGACAAAATCGGCGCCAGCGGGCGCGTCACCCTGATCATCACCGGGGGGTTGCGAACGCATACCGACTTTGCCAAAGCCCTGGCGTTGGGAGCGGACGGAGTCGCGGTGTCAAACTCCGCGATTCAGGCCATCGGCTGTGTGGGCGCCCGCATGTGTAACACCAATCTCTGTCCGGCCGGTATCGCCACGCAGAAGCCGGAACTCCGCAAGAAACTCAATATGGAAGTGGCGGCACAGCGCCTTGCAAATTTCTTCGAAGCAAGCGTCGAACTCATGCAAGTTATGGCTCGCGCCTGCGGCCACGATCATCTCAATCAGTTCAAGAAGAGTGATCTCGCAAGTTGGGATAGACAACTTGCGGAACTGGCGGGTATCGAATGGTCTGGGTTCAGCGAAACTCGATAAGCCGAATAATACGGCGGTGGATAACCGGCTACCCGCCCTGCGCCGAAATGACTCTCTTGACGACAAACCCTGCCGCGATAGGGCGCTCCCGGTAGCCAGTGCTACACCGAGACGCAATGCCTTTCGCTAAGGGGGACACCCAAATTACCGGCCCACGAAGCTGGGTGTCCCCAGTTTGGGATCCGAAATCGGCGGAGTTTACGGCGCAGCGCCGTCTTTGCAAAAGCTTGTGGAGGCTACTGTAATTTTTTTGGCATCTATATCGGCAATTCACGAGATTTCGATTGCTGTAAATGAGGATTGCAATGAAAGCGATAGTACTTAAATCATTTGGCGGCCCGGAATCGTTCGAGCTTTGTGACGTGCCCAAGCCCGTGCCGGGCGCGGGCCAAGTTCTGGTCCGGGTCCATGCAACCTCCATCAATCCGCTGGATTTCCAGATCCGGCGTGGCGATTATCCCGACCTGGTCCAACTGCCGGCCATTACCGGGCACGA contains:
- the mtgA gene encoding monofunctional biosynthetic peptidoglycan transglycosylase, yielding MGADGEGAPKFPRASKPRKPRAPRKPRAAADATASRPPSESSRSWRRRVFVWGLKLSVVFTLVFLILSSAWILTYRYVNPPLTPLMLLRHVQEEEDVRKRWRAYDEIAPEFLLAVIAAEDQLFFKHDGFDFKQIRAAIQTRLDGGRLRGGSTISQQVAKNVFLWPGRSWLRKGLEVWFTFGIEFCWGKRRILEVYVNIAEMGQGIYGVEAAAQHYYGKPASDLTRAESALLAAVLPAPRDRSPLQPTAYLQERQAWIMGQMHNLGGPAYLEAR
- the nadC gene encoding carboxylating nicotinate-nucleotide diphosphorylase, giving the protein MKHSIDETLSAALAEDIGHGDITSRALVDAGDRCAVTLRAKEAGVLSGIAVFRRAFELAGAAPEGWSGLEDGAAFAPGDTVAAFMGHTREVLSAERTALNFVQRLSGVATLTRRFADALAGLDCQVCDTRKTTPLLRFLEKDAVRHGGGANHRFNLTDGILIKENHIAAAGGIAEAIGRARANVHHLVRIEVEVTNLEELKEALHARADVIMLDNMDLETMAQAVRTANNWDGGRAVLEASGNVTLDRVRAIAETGVDFISTGAITHSAPAIDLSLLIRPAGS
- a CDS encoding type III pantothenate kinase, which gives rise to MLLVIDVGNTNTVLGLYQGDTLQGQWRVGTNNYRTGDELRILFTMLLRGEGVAPSSIDGCCVSSVVPQLNMALQEVSRAAFGVAPLMVGPGVKTGLQLQCDNPKEVGADRIVNAVGALEEHEGDLIVIDFGTALTFDAVTARAEWCGGAIVPGVQLSAEALFEHCAKLPRVEISRPACAIGRDTVTNIRSGLTYGYAGLVDGLVQRFKEEMGGSPTVIATGGISGLMAEYCAGIDIVDPLLTLKGLKAVYHKNPRPGA
- the lptB gene encoding LPS export ABC transporter ATP-binding protein — encoded protein: MLHAEGLEKAFKKRKVVRGVSVAVSPGEVVGLLGPNGAGKTTTFGMIVGLLRPDAGRVVYNGQDVTRQPMYLRARAGIAYLPQEPSVFRQLTVRQNVLAILEYQPLTRQEMNRRADELLDELNIAHLAQSPAYTLSGGERRRTEIARALVTDPRVFLLDEPFAGIDPIAVADLQDMMAQLKQKGIGVLITDHNVRETLGISDRAYIIIEGEVKVDGTPEEITADPTARKYYLGDRFQMA
- a CDS encoding helix-turn-helix transcriptional regulator, whose amino-acid sequence is MKRKVHPPKLLNPDERLAHVPFAFRHTSAALGWHGLRVEHDPRQPPSDLVHPPLECLLLIFNGETVPERADHRCDDCRYQGDGLPHAVTLVPPRAESRWRWGNTCDSTQYQLSPALVAKVAEEAFDLDPARVHFPVRYYDQSSPEVIGALTALRRELLTGGPGGRLCAESLANVLAVQLIRQFSNRQGSNGAIRGSGGRLAQHAFRAVEEYIHAHLDQNIALADLAGVAHLSEFHFARLFKQTTGMPPHQFVIHQRVERAKRLIAAEQLSLAQIAIEVGFSDQSQLTRHFKRLVGVTPKRFT
- a CDS encoding CDGSH iron-sulfur domain-containing protein, which gives rise to MMKPKVADNKPIPVDLTAGMEYYFCRCGRSARQPFCDGSHKGTSFTPMPFTAEGDGEAYLCQCKQTGNAPFCDGKHAKVPADQVGNEFALETGGDAGEMPEPEPTPEEPTVAFIHQLAREGLSKLGHHGEMGAMGVPRSELPDWDGIQFMVAQLSAKPLLEDVAVGTELVIGPEAKRPLHLNIPLFVSDMSFGALSEEAKVSLAKGAELAGTGICSGEGGMLPEEQQANSRYFYELASAKFGYVESLLTRVQAFHFKCGQGAKTGTGGHLPGNKNIGRISEVRGIPAGQPAVSPPTFSDLNTVEDFSNFADRVREVSGGIPIGFKLSAQHIEQDIDFAVSAGADYIILDGRGGGTGAAPLLFRNHISVPTIPALARARHRLDKIGASGRVTLIITGGLRTHTDFAKALALGADGVAVSNSAIQAIGCVGARMCNTNLCPAGIATQKPELRKKLNMEVAAQRLANFFEASVELMQVMARACGHDHLNQFKKSDLASWDRQLAELAGIEWSGFSETR